From a single Sphingobium sp. genomic region:
- a CDS encoding LysR substrate-binding domain-containing protein — MLDLGDLQVFSKVVETESLTKAGKLLGLPKSTISRRISRLEEHLGVQLLHRSTRAVTITQDGAMFFEYCMRSLGVLRDGERALLNRKNVPQGVVRVAIPYVLGQSLIGPLLAGFLEQYPDVRLVSALTDDAVGLLREGFDVALAVGPFSDSELVAVKLGTTGCGIFGSPGYFERKGSPQNHVELPRFDLLASGIVDRRHRWALHRGNEQVSVEFSPRLICNDLILLRDAVLSELGIASLPAFLCKHDLAEGRLVEVLPGWQAANMTFFALFPDPKGVPLRVRSLIDYLAENLRPTLSWEI; from the coding sequence ATGTTGGACTTGGGCGATTTGCAGGTTTTTTCAAAAGTCGTAGAAACCGAAAGCCTGACCAAGGCTGGCAAGCTGCTCGGCTTACCTAAATCGACGATCAGTCGCCGGATATCCAGACTGGAAGAACATCTGGGCGTCCAATTGCTCCACCGTTCCACCCGCGCGGTCACAATCACGCAAGATGGCGCAATGTTTTTTGAATATTGCATGCGTTCGCTAGGCGTCTTGCGGGATGGCGAACGGGCGCTGCTGAACCGCAAAAATGTGCCGCAAGGCGTGGTACGCGTGGCCATCCCCTATGTTCTGGGGCAAAGCCTTATCGGGCCTTTGCTTGCAGGGTTTCTGGAACAATATCCTGATGTGCGGCTTGTCAGTGCGCTGACCGATGATGCCGTGGGGTTGCTGCGTGAAGGCTTTGACGTCGCACTGGCAGTCGGCCCGTTTTCGGATTCCGAACTGGTCGCGGTGAAACTGGGCACCACCGGTTGCGGCATATTCGGATCGCCGGGCTATTTCGAACGCAAGGGTTCGCCGCAAAACCATGTCGAGCTTCCGCGTTTCGACCTGTTGGCCTCCGGCATTGTTGATCGCCGGCACCGCTGGGCACTGCATCGCGGCAATGAACAGGTTTCAGTCGAATTTTCGCCGCGACTGATCTGCAACGACCTTATCCTGCTGCGCGATGCCGTATTGTCCGAACTGGGCATTGCAAGCCTGCCAGCCTTTTTGTGCAAGCATGATCTGGCCGAGGGGCGGCTCGTCGAAGTCTTGCCCGGATGGCAGGCCGCGAACATGACATTCTTTGCGTTATTCCCCGATCCCAAAGGCGTTCCGCTGCGCGTCAGGTCGCTGATCGACTATCTGGCGGAAAATCTGCGTCCCACCCTGTCGTGGGAAATTTAA